A genomic region of Tamandua tetradactyla isolate mTamTet1 chromosome 2, mTamTet1.pri, whole genome shotgun sequence contains the following coding sequences:
- the INIP gene encoding SOSS complex subunit C isoform X3: MQNQSSTNHPGASLALSRPALNKDFRDHAEQQHIAAQQKAALQHAHAHSSGYFITQDSAFGNLILPVLPRLDPE, encoded by the exons atGCAGAACCAATCTTCAACAAATCATCCTGGAGCTAG CCTTGCCCTCTCCAGACCAGCTCTTAATAAGGATTTCCGGGATCACGCCGAGCAACAGCATATTGCAGCCCAACAGAAGGCAGCTTTGCAG CATGCTCACGCACATTCATCAGGATACTTCATAACTCAAGACTCTGCATTTGGAAATCTTATTCTTCCAGTTTTACCTCGTCTTGACccagaatga
- the INIP gene encoding SOSS complex subunit C isoform X2, whose protein sequence is MKIRCFSFQNKNRVAILAELDKEKRKLLMQNQSSTNHPGASLALSRPALNKDFRDHAEQQHIAAQQKAALQHAHAHSSGYFITQDSAFGNLILPVLPRLDPE, encoded by the exons ATGAAGATACGTTGTTTTA gttttcaaaataaaaatagagttgCCATCTTGGCAGAACtggacaaagagaaaagaaaattacttatGCAGAACCAATCTTCAACAAATCATCCTGGAGCTAG CCTTGCCCTCTCCAGACCAGCTCTTAATAAGGATTTCCGGGATCACGCCGAGCAACAGCATATTGCAGCCCAACAGAAGGCAGCTTTGCAG CATGCTCACGCACATTCATCAGGATACTTCATAACTCAAGACTCTGCATTTGGAAATCTTATTCTTCCAGTTTTACCTCGTCTTGACccagaatga
- the INIP gene encoding SOSS complex subunit C isoform X1, translating to MAANPSGQGFQNKNRVAILAELDKEKRKLLMQNQSSTNHPGASLALSRPALNKDFRDHAEQQHIAAQQKAALQHAHAHSSGYFITQDSAFGNLILPVLPRLDPE from the exons gttttcaaaataaaaatagagttgCCATCTTGGCAGAACtggacaaagagaaaagaaaattacttatGCAGAACCAATCTTCAACAAATCATCCTGGAGCTAG CCTTGCCCTCTCCAGACCAGCTCTTAATAAGGATTTCCGGGATCACGCCGAGCAACAGCATATTGCAGCCCAACAGAAGGCAGCTTTGCAG CATGCTCACGCACATTCATCAGGATACTTCATAACTCAAGACTCTGCATTTGGAAATCTTATTCTTCCAGTTTTACCTCGTCTTGACccagaatga